A region from the Lolium perenne isolate Kyuss_39 chromosome 4, Kyuss_2.0, whole genome shotgun sequence genome encodes:
- the LOC127297429 gene encoding cortical cell-delineating protein-like — protein MAPSKLVLFLAVNLALLATTAHACGPYCPTPTPPSTCSIDTLRLQVCANVLNLLKLNLPVPANEECCPLLSGLANLDASVCLCTALKAEILGIKLNVPVAFTLLLNQCRKTCPDNFTCST, from the coding sequence ATGGCGCCCTCCAAGCTGGTCCTCTTCCTTGCCGTCAACCTGGCTCTCCTCGCCACCACCGCGCACGCCTGCGGTCCATACTGCCCCACCCCCACCCCACCGTCAACCTGCTCGATTGACACTCTGAGGCTGCAAGTGTGCGCCAACGTGCTGAACCTGCTCAAGCTCAACCTCCCAGTGCCGGCGAATGAGGAGTGTTGCCCGCTGCTGTCCGGGCTCGCCAACCTCGATGCATCTGTTTGTCTCTGCACCGCCCTCAAGGCCGAGATCCTTGGCATCAAACTCAATGTCCCTGTCGCCTTCACCCTCCTCCTCAACCAGTGCCGCAAGACCTGCCCCGACAACTTCACCTGCTCCACCTGA
- the LOC127297426 gene encoding cortical cell-delineating protein-like, whose amino-acid sequence MAPSKLVLFLAVNMALLATTAHACGPYCPTPTPPPTCSIDTLRLQVCANVLNLLKLNLPVPANEECCPLLSGLANLDASVCLCTALKAEILGIKLNVPVAFTLLLNQCRKTCPDNFTCSI is encoded by the coding sequence ATGGCGCCCTCCAAGCTGGTCCTCTTCCTTGCCGTCAACATGGCTCTCCTCGCCACCACCGCGCACGCCTGCGGTCCATACTGCCCCACCCCCACCCCACCGCCAACCTGCTCGATTGACACTCTGAGGTTGCAAGTGTGCGCCAACGTGCTGAACCTGCTCAAGCTCAACCTCCCAGTGCCGGCGAATGAGGAGTGTTGCCCGCTGCTGTCCGGGCTCGCCAACCTCGATGCATCTGTCTGTCTCTGCACCGCCCTCAAGGCCGAGATCCTTGGCATCAAACTCAATGTCCCTGTCGCCTTCACCCTCCTCCTCAACCAGTGCCGCAAGACCTGCCCCGACAACTTCACCTGCTCCATCTGA
- the LOC127297424 gene encoding cortical cell-delineating protein-like, producing the protein MAPSKLVLFLAINLALLATTAHACGPYCPTPTPPPTCSIDTLRLQVCANVLNLLKLNLPVPANEECCPLLSGLANLDASVCLCTALKAEILGIKLNVPVAFTLLLNQCRKTCPDNFTCST; encoded by the coding sequence ATGGCGCCCTCCAAGCTGGTCCTCTTCCTTGCCATCAACCTGGCTCTCCTCGCCACCACCGCGCACGCCTGCGGTCCATACTGCCCCACCCCCACCCCACCGCCAACCTGCTCGATTGACACTCTGAGGCTGCAAGTGTGCGCCAACGTGCTGAACCTGCTCAAGCTCAACCTCCCAGTGCCGGCGAATGAGGAGTGTTGCCCGCTGCTGTCCGGGCTCGCCAACCTCGATGCATCTGTCTGTCTCTGCACCGCCCTCAAGGCTGAGATCCTTGGCATCAAACTCAATGTCCCTGTCGCCTTCACCCTCCTCCTCAACCAGTGCCGCAAGACCTGCCCCGACAACTTCACCTGCTCCACCTGA
- the LOC127297427 gene encoding cortical cell-delineating protein-like yields MAPSKLVLFLAVNMALLATTAHACGPYCPTPTPPPTCSIDTLRLQVCANVLNLLKLNLPVPANEECCPLLSGLANLDASVCLCSALKAEILGIKLNVPVAFTLLLNQCRKTCPDNFTCST; encoded by the coding sequence ATGGCGCCCTCCAAGCTGGTCCTCTTCCTTGCCGTCAACATGGCTCTCCTCGCCACCACCGCGCACGCCTGCGGTCCATACTGCCCCACCCCCACCCCACCGCCAACCTGCTCGATTGACACTCTGAGGCTGCAAGTGTGCGCCAACGTGCTGAACCTGCTCAAGCTCAACCTCCCAGTGCCGGCGAATGAGGAGTGTTGCCCGCTGCTGTCCGGGCTCGCCAACCTCGATGCATCTGTCTGTCTCTGCTCCGCCCTCAAGGCCGAGATCCTTGGCATCAAACTCAATGTCCCTGTCGCCTTCACCCTCCTCCTCAACCAGTGCCGCAAGACCTGCCCCGACAACTTCACCTGCTCCACCTGA
- the LOC127297431 gene encoding cortical cell-delineating protein-like: MAPSKLVLFLAVNLALLATTAHACGPYCPTPTPPPTCSIDTLRLQVCANVLNLLKLNLPVPANEECCPLLSRLANLDASVCLCTALKAEILGIKLNVPVAFTLLLNQCRKTCPDNFTCST; this comes from the coding sequence ATGGCGCCCTCCAAGCTGGTCCTCTTCCTTGCCGTCAACCTGGCTCTCCTCGCCACCACCGCGCACGCCTGCGGTCCATACTGCCCCACCCCCACCCCACCGCCAACCTGCTCGATTGACACTCTGAGGCTGCAAGTGTGCGCCAACGTGCTGAACCTGCTCAAGCTCAACCTCCCAGTGCCGGCGAATGAGGAGTGTTGCCCGCTGCTGTCCAGGCTCGCCAACCTCGATGCATCTGTCTGTCTCTGCACCGCCCTCAAGGCCGAGATCCTTGGCATCAAACTCAATGTCCCTGTCGCCTTCACCCTCCTCCTCAACCAGTGCCGCAAGACCTGCCCCGACAACTTCACCTGCTCCACCTGA
- the LOC127297425 gene encoding cortical cell-delineating protein — MAPSKLVLFLAVNLALLANTGHACGPYCPTPTPPPTCSIDTLRLQVCANVLNLLKLNLPVPANEECCPLLSGLANLDASVCLCTALKAEILGIKLNVPVAFTLLLNQCRKTCPDNFTCST, encoded by the coding sequence ATGGCGCCCTCCAAGCTGGTCCTCTTCCTTGCCGTCAACCTGGCTCTCCTCGCCAACACCGGGCACGCCTGCGGTCCATACTGCCCCACCCCCACCCCACCGCCAACCTGCTCGATTGACACTCTGAGGCTGCAAGTGTGCGCCAACGTGCTGAACCTGCTCAAGCTCAACCTCCCAGTGCCGGCGAATGAGGAGTGTTGCCCGCTGCTGTCCGGGCTCGCCAACCTCGATGCATCTGTCTGTCTCTGCACCGCCCTCAAGGCCGAGATCCTTGGCATCAAACTCAATGTCCCTGTCGCCTTCACCCTCCTCCTCAACCAGTGCCGCAAGACCTGCCCCGACAACTTCACCTGCTCCACCTGA